A genomic window from Anthocerotibacter panamensis C109 includes:
- a CDS encoding Rne/Rng family ribonuclease yields the protein MPKQIIIAEQHRLAAVFSEEQIQELIVAKGSHQVGDIYLGVVENVLPSIDAAFVNIGNAERNGFIHVTDLGPIRQRRNSASITELVVPQQKVLVQVMKEPTGNKGPRLTGNITLPGRFLVLMPSGRGVNLSRRIRDEDQRHRLRALAILIKPEGMGLLVRTEAEGVDEQSIIDDLEALKQSWEKIQQKMQVSRAPAMLNRDEDFIQRVLRDTYTSQVNRIVVDSAFGQKRVKQYLIGWNGGRMPQGLYVEHHRENTQILEYYRVNAAIREALKPRVDLPSGGYVVIQPTEALVVIDVNSGSFTRSATSRETVLWTNCEAATEIARQLRLRNVAGVIIVDFIDMESRRDQLQVLEHFSKALKADKAHPQIAQLTELGLVELTRKRQGQSLYEVFGRPCPTCDGLGLLATLPGEKESIPDLVVASREISELSDSFTNLEEEDFTGGYGSDEDSDEEEGKDSDKGESLVTPHPTFRMDRRGGRNTGSTRSAPSGRGERSQERTSERPVEGGRSERRQIPDPATRPEEASGRGERPDRSGRRRHSRSPANRSPRPEANTPQLPTPPYGTSLPPVPGNGTPPPVPPMFPDQTPPPAFFSPMSFVEGGPPVAPPPTSAPPAPASVVESRPVELEPEEIEPPLLVPPLVVPPPPLTPAPIQNERILINDRESSIVSVLPSAPPVSEEPPPNRRRRRRTKGSDLSTEEGSENS from the coding sequence ATGCCCAAGCAGATCATTATTGCGGAGCAACACCGCCTTGCTGCTGTTTTTTCTGAAGAGCAAATCCAGGAACTAATCGTGGCTAAGGGTAGTCACCAAGTCGGGGATATCTACCTCGGTGTAGTTGAAAATGTCCTGCCCAGCATAGATGCGGCTTTCGTCAATATCGGCAATGCTGAACGTAATGGCTTTATCCACGTCACTGACCTCGGGCCGATCCGACAACGGCGTAACTCGGCTTCGATCACCGAACTGGTAGTCCCCCAACAAAAAGTTCTAGTTCAGGTAATGAAGGAGCCCACAGGGAACAAAGGGCCGCGCCTCACCGGCAATATTACCCTGCCTGGGCGCTTTTTGGTCCTGATGCCCTCGGGGCGGGGGGTCAATCTCTCCCGACGCATCCGCGACGAAGACCAGCGCCATCGCCTCCGGGCGCTCGCTATCCTCATCAAGCCGGAAGGTATGGGCCTTCTGGTACGCACCGAGGCCGAAGGGGTCGATGAACAGTCGATCATCGATGACTTAGAGGCGCTCAAGCAGTCGTGGGAGAAGATCCAACAAAAAATGCAGGTCAGCCGCGCTCCAGCCATGCTCAACCGAGATGAGGACTTTATCCAGCGCGTCTTGAGGGATACCTACACCAGTCAGGTCAACCGCATTGTTGTAGACAGTGCCTTCGGTCAAAAGCGCGTCAAGCAATACCTCATCGGCTGGAACGGGGGGCGGATGCCCCAGGGCCTTTACGTCGAGCACCACCGCGAAAATACTCAGATCCTTGAATACTACCGGGTCAATGCCGCCATCCGCGAAGCGCTCAAGCCCCGAGTGGACTTGCCTTCCGGGGGCTATGTCGTGATCCAACCAACCGAGGCGTTGGTGGTCATTGATGTCAACTCCGGCAGCTTCACGCGTTCTGCCACATCGCGTGAGACCGTACTGTGGACCAATTGCGAGGCCGCCACGGAAATTGCTCGCCAGCTCAGGTTGAGAAATGTAGCCGGGGTGATTATCGTGGACTTCATTGATATGGAGTCCCGCCGTGACCAACTCCAGGTGTTGGAGCACTTTTCAAAGGCACTCAAGGCGGATAAGGCTCATCCTCAAATTGCCCAACTTACAGAACTGGGACTGGTGGAACTGACGCGCAAACGTCAGGGCCAGAGCCTTTACGAAGTCTTTGGTCGTCCCTGCCCCACCTGCGATGGGCTTGGACTATTGGCGACGTTGCCGGGGGAGAAAGAGAGCATCCCCGATCTGGTGGTGGCTTCTCGGGAAATTTCGGAACTCAGCGATAGTTTTACCAACCTGGAAGAAGAAGATTTTACCGGGGGCTACGGCAGCGACGAAGACAGTGACGAAGAAGAAGGTAAAGACAGCGACAAAGGCGAGTCCTTGGTCACGCCGCATCCCACCTTCCGCATGGACCGGCGCGGTGGACGCAATACCGGCTCGACCCGTTCGGCCCCTAGTGGCCGCGGGGAACGGTCCCAAGAACGCACCTCCGAGCGTCCTGTTGAGGGGGGTCGTTCAGAGCGCCGCCAGATCCCCGATCCGGCTACCCGCCCCGAGGAAGCTAGCGGGCGGGGTGAACGCCCAGACCGTAGCGGTCGCCGTCGCCATTCACGCAGTCCCGCCAACCGTTCACCCCGCCCGGAAGCAAACACGCCACAACTGCCCACCCCGCCTTACGGTACTTCGCTGCCACCTGTACCCGGTAACGGAACTCCTCCTCCAGTTCCGCCCATGTTCCCGGACCAGACGCCGCCACCTGCTTTCTTTTCGCCTATGAGCTTTGTGGAAGGGGGGCCTCCTGTCGCACCCCCGCCCACGTCCGCTCCTCCTGCACCAGCGTCGGTGGTCGAGAGTAGGCCGGTAGAACTTGAGCCAGAGGAGATCGAACCACCCCTGTTGGTCCCGCCCTTGGTGGTCCCGCCGCCACCTTTGACGCCCGCACCGATTCAGAACGAGCGTATCCTCATCAACGACCGGGAGAGCTCCATTGTCTCGGTCTTGCCCTCGGCACCCCCAGTGAGTGAAGAACCCCCACCCAACCGTCGCCGTCGCCGTCGTACTAAGGGCTCAGACCTCTCAACCGAAGAAGGTAGCGAAAATAGCTAG
- the serS gene encoding serine--tRNA ligase, with protein MIDLRLLEKDPEGVKAALDLRGFPAESLETLLLLIRERRERAGQLDELRAFVNAASKEIGRLMAAKQTEAAQAQRQTVKEKKEALEQLEVSLRQSEEKLRHVHLEIPNIPAPEAPVGASEADNVVRYTRNWNPDDYLSKTYRPHWELAEQWGLLDLPRAAKTSGAMFTFYKGAGAKLVRALIHLGLNLNAERYTELLPPHFVRTETLSATGQLPKFAEDAYYLPADDLWAIPTAEVPLTSYYRDEILDYEQLPQCFMAHSVCFRREAGSAGKDTRGLQRLHEFHKVELLKFVRPEQAQVEHQAMLADVERMLTLLGLPYRVLDLCTGDLGFSAARTFDLEVYAPGVGRWLEVSSVSHFTDFQCRRGNVRYRDAQGKPQFAHTLNGSGMATPRIWAALIEHGQQPDGSILLPEVLHPFMGTQRIG; from the coding sequence GTGATTGACCTGCGCCTGTTGGAGAAAGACCCTGAAGGGGTGAAAGCCGCCTTGGATCTGCGGGGTTTTCCTGCTGAATCTTTAGAAACGCTGCTCTTGCTCATCCGGGAGCGCAGAGAGCGGGCGGGGCAGTTGGACGAACTGCGGGCTTTTGTGAACGCTGCCTCCAAAGAGATTGGTCGCCTGATGGCTGCCAAACAAACCGAAGCCGCCCAAGCCCAACGTCAGACGGTCAAAGAGAAAAAAGAAGCGCTTGAACAGCTAGAAGTCAGCCTGCGCCAGAGCGAAGAAAAACTGCGCCATGTACATCTAGAAATTCCCAATATCCCCGCTCCAGAAGCGCCGGTCGGAGCCTCGGAAGCGGATAACGTCGTCCGTTATACCCGCAACTGGAACCCTGACGACTACCTGAGCAAGACCTACCGTCCGCACTGGGAACTAGCCGAGCAGTGGGGTTTACTGGACTTGCCGCGCGCTGCCAAGACTTCAGGCGCAATGTTTACCTTTTATAAGGGGGCGGGGGCAAAACTAGTGCGGGCGCTGATCCACTTGGGTCTAAATCTCAACGCGGAGCGCTACACCGAGTTGTTGCCGCCCCATTTCGTGCGTACAGAGACCCTGAGTGCTACAGGACAACTCCCCAAGTTTGCTGAGGACGCCTACTATCTTCCTGCGGATGACCTGTGGGCGATTCCTACGGCTGAAGTCCCCTTAACCAGCTATTACCGGGATGAGATCCTGGACTATGAGCAGTTGCCCCAGTGTTTCATGGCCCACAGTGTTTGCTTCAGGCGCGAAGCAGGGTCGGCGGGCAAAGATACCCGAGGACTACAGCGCCTCCACGAATTTCATAAAGTCGAGCTACTTAAGTTTGTCCGCCCAGAACAAGCTCAGGTGGAACATCAGGCAATGCTGGCGGATGTAGAGCGGATGCTGACGCTTTTGGGCTTGCCCTATCGGGTACTGGACCTCTGCACTGGGGATTTGGGCTTCTCGGCGGCACGGACTTTTGACCTGGAGGTGTATGCTCCGGGCGTAGGACGTTGGCTGGAGGTCTCGTCAGTGAGCCATTTCACTGATTTCCAGTGCCGTCGCGGGAATGTCCGCTATCGGGATGCTCAGGGTAAACCCCAATTCGCCCACACCCTCAATGGCTCGGGCATGGCGACGCCCCGGATCTGGGCTGCCCTCATCGAGCACGGACAGCAACCAGACGGATCGATTCTCCTGCCGGAAGTACTGCACCCCTTCATGGGGACGCAGCGCATCGGTTAG
- a CDS encoding tetratricopeptide repeat protein — MIADGRFSFIHDLYRRAVDRAVLGDHQGAVADWTQLLALDPRAADAYYSRGISYASLGEHRRAIQDFVAYLQSRPDNLYAVEAMQHILAFNQAELLPSS, encoded by the coding sequence ATGATTGCTGATGGCCGCTTTTCCTTCATCCATGACCTCTATCGTCGGGCTGTAGACCGGGCGGTGCTAGGAGACCATCAGGGAGCCGTTGCCGATTGGACCCAGCTTTTGGCCCTTGACCCCCGCGCTGCTGATGCCTACTACAGTCGGGGCATCTCCTATGCCAGTTTGGGGGAGCACCGTCGGGCGATTCAGGATTTTGTGGCATACCTCCAGTCGCGCCCCGACAATCTCTATGCCGTTGAAGCTATGCAGCATATCCTGGCTTTTAATCAGGCAGAACTCCTGCCTTCTAGCTAA
- a CDS encoding DUF3155 domain-containing protein yields MARRKRKSPSRLEGKKLLESVPKFRLDCGDEKSVTAARKYIRDRDVPPPALILVRRNEHTIDRYFWAHKGLFTAQYVEENHFLFPSLRVFKQDGPDEEREAV; encoded by the coding sequence TTGGCAAGGCGTAAGCGTAAGAGTCCCAGCCGTCTTGAGGGGAAAAAGCTACTAGAGTCGGTGCCCAAGTTTCGACTGGATTGTGGCGACGAGAAATCTGTCACAGCAGCCCGCAAGTACATCCGCGACCGTGACGTTCCCCCCCCAGCTTTGATCCTGGTACGGCGAAACGAACACACCATCGACCGCTATTTTTGGGCTCATAAGGGTCTATTTACTGCTCAGTACGTCGAGGAGAATCATTTCTTGTTCCCCTCCCTGCGCGTCTTCAAACAGGACGGCCCAGACGAAGAGCGCGAAGCGGTTTAG
- the sds gene encoding solanesyl diphosphate synthase produces MVSSASFFALVEDDLEQLSDNLVNLVGASHPDLAKAAEHLFKAGGKHLRPALVMLVSRATAPGGEPTPRHRRLAEITEMIHTASLIHDDVIDQALLRRSQPTVNALFGDKVAVLAGDFLFAKSSIYLARLRDLEVVELLSTVIDHFGEGEIRQMMQAFDTKLTFEDYLEKSFYKTASLMAHSCRAAAVLSAVPEPLCAAVYQFGHHFGTAFQIVDDLLDFTASIETLGKPVASDLANGHLTAPVLYALQEQPELEALIQDRFEQPGTFERALDLIYQSRSLELTRSLAQAQALAAKQCLEALPPSEARQSLRGMSDYVLDRVH; encoded by the coding sequence ATGGTTTCTAGCGCTAGCTTCTTTGCTTTGGTGGAGGATGACCTTGAGCAGTTATCTGACAATCTAGTCAACCTGGTAGGGGCCAGCCACCCAGATTTGGCAAAAGCAGCGGAACATTTGTTTAAGGCGGGCGGCAAGCATCTGCGTCCGGCACTAGTCATGTTGGTCTCCCGAGCCACCGCTCCCGGAGGTGAGCCCACGCCCCGACACCGTCGTCTGGCAGAAATCACCGAAATGATCCACACGGCTTCGCTCATCCACGACGATGTGATCGATCAGGCATTGTTGCGGCGTAGCCAACCCACGGTCAATGCTCTTTTTGGGGACAAAGTTGCGGTTTTGGCAGGAGATTTTTTGTTTGCCAAGTCTTCAATTTATCTGGCTCGTCTGCGCGATCTTGAAGTGGTGGAATTGCTGTCCACGGTCATTGATCATTTTGGAGAAGGAGAGATCCGCCAGATGATGCAAGCCTTCGACACCAAGCTGACCTTCGAGGATTATTTAGAGAAAAGTTTTTATAAAACCGCTTCACTCATGGCCCACAGTTGTCGGGCAGCGGCGGTCCTGAGTGCGGTTCCTGAGCCGCTCTGTGCTGCGGTGTATCAGTTCGGACACCATTTCGGGACGGCTTTCCAAATTGTGGATGATCTGCTCGACTTCACCGCTTCCATCGAGACTTTGGGGAAGCCTGTCGCCTCTGATCTCGCCAACGGCCACCTCACAGCCCCTGTCCTCTATGCGCTTCAGGAGCAACCCGAACTGGAAGCGCTGATTCAGGATCGCTTTGAACAACCAGGGACCTTTGAGCGAGCCTTAGACCTCATCTATCAAAGTCGGAGTCTGGAGCTTACCCGTAGCCTTGCCCAAGCCCAAGCGCTTGCAGCCAAGCAATGCCTGGAGGCACTCCCCCCCTCCGAGGCTCGCCAGTCGCTGCGGGGGATGTCCGATTACGTACTGGACAGGGTGCATTAA
- a CDS encoding zinc metalloprotease, whose product MKQVATGALMAALALGATCAQAEPERLLTRAKTETLIERSAHCGTHDLSWQEVARVERELIEQHRRTLAPFATKTIPVAFHVIYNGATGNVPEDQLTAQIKVLNAAYADSGFAFTLASVDRTNNAAWFTMTPGSTAERDAKTALVKSPQTTLNFYTASPGQGLLGWATFPSSLADNPDHDGVVVLYSSLPGGAAAPYNEGDTGTHEVGHWFGLFHTFQAPNAVSTGCSGSGDAINDTPAEQSPAYGCPTGRDSCPTRSGLDPITNFMDYVDDFCMYQFTSGQTSRMQAQVSRFRPGI is encoded by the coding sequence ATGAAACAGGTTGCGACCGGAGCCTTGATGGCTGCGTTAGCCCTTGGAGCCACCTGTGCTCAGGCAGAGCCGGAAAGACTATTAACCAGGGCTAAAACCGAGACGTTGATCGAGCGTAGTGCCCATTGTGGGACACATGACCTCTCCTGGCAGGAGGTCGCTCGGGTAGAGCGGGAGCTAATCGAGCAACACCGGCGCACCCTTGCTCCTTTCGCCACTAAGACGATTCCTGTGGCCTTCCATGTCATCTACAATGGCGCTACCGGCAATGTCCCCGAAGACCAACTCACGGCACAAATCAAGGTCCTCAATGCAGCCTATGCCGACAGTGGTTTTGCTTTTACCCTGGCTTCGGTGGACCGGACAAACAATGCTGCGTGGTTCACGATGACCCCTGGCTCGACGGCAGAACGGGATGCCAAAACTGCACTCGTCAAATCTCCGCAAACGACTTTAAATTTCTATACCGCTAGCCCAGGACAGGGTCTGTTGGGCTGGGCTACTTTCCCCTCAAGCCTCGCGGATAACCCTGACCATGACGGGGTTGTGGTCCTCTATTCCTCCCTCCCTGGAGGCGCTGCGGCTCCCTACAATGAGGGGGATACTGGGACCCACGAAGTCGGTCACTGGTTTGGGCTCTTCCATACTTTTCAAGCCCCAAATGCCGTGAGCACCGGCTGTAGCGGGAGTGGTGACGCTATCAATGATACTCCTGCCGAGCAGAGCCCTGCCTATGGCTGTCCCACAGGTCGCGATAGCTGCCCCACCCGATCCGGGCTCGATCCCATCACCAACTTCATGGACTATGTGGACGATTTTTGTATGTATCAGTTCACCTCGGGACAAACTTCCCGGATGCAAGCGCAGGTTTCCCGGTTTCGGCCAGGAATTTGA
- a CDS encoding RrF2 family transcriptional regulator, translating to MFNLCSKSEYALLALMELALAYEGNEPLQIREIASRQNIPDRYLEQLLASLRRVGLVRSQRGARGGYLLAREPWRISLWEVLQAIEGEEMPPDAGTLPTLELTVVREGWAKACLAAQEALQKVTLKDLLETRASRQTPVMYYI from the coding sequence ATGTTTAACCTGTGCAGCAAAAGCGAATACGCCCTGCTTGCCCTCATGGAATTAGCCCTGGCTTACGAGGGAAACGAACCCTTGCAGATCCGCGAAATTGCCAGTCGTCAAAACATCCCTGACCGCTATCTAGAACAGTTACTAGCCAGTCTGCGTCGGGTAGGTCTAGTCCGCTCCCAACGAGGTGCCCGAGGCGGCTATTTACTGGCCCGCGAACCTTGGCGTATCAGTCTCTGGGAGGTGTTGCAGGCGATTGAGGGCGAAGAAATGCCCCCGGATGCGGGCACCCTACCTACGCTGGAACTGACCGTCGTCCGCGAAGGGTGGGCGAAGGCGTGTCTTGCAGCGCAAGAGGCTCTCCAAAAAGTCACCCTCAAAGATTTACTTGAGACCCGAGCTAGTCGTCAGACGCCGGTTATGTACTATATCTGA
- a CDS encoding diflavin flavoprotein: MVTAAAKSARKTVQVQAIAPETTTIRSLDWDRDRFDIEFGLQNGTTYNSFVIKGEKTALIDASHEKFTDLYLAVLKEQIDLSTLDYLIVSHTEPDHSGLIPIILKLAPQAVVVCSNVAAQFLDNMVHAPYTRQIVRGGDTLDLGGGHRLEFVIAPNLHWPDTMFTYDHGTQVLYTCDAFGMHYCDERTYDEDFEAIAPDFRFYYECLMAPNARSVLTALKRIAPFVVETIATGHGPLLRHNVQEATRRYETWSQKQTRSETLVLVFYMSDYGYSDRIAQAIAHGLTKTGVAVEMLDMRTAEIWEVQESVGRSTGLVLTPPPSSLEGTTHAQAVLGTILATAKTKQKVGVFESYGSHDDPIELLVGRLTDAGLTLAFEPLKLRSGPTPAFYQACEESGTDLAQALTLKETIQKSKAIAPDLDKALGTLVGGLYIITASRDDVKSAMLASWISQASFNPPGLTIAVAKDRAIESLLHPGDRFVLNILAADTYLPLMRHFLKRFGPGEDRFSGVKIYSANNGAPVLAEALAYLECQVASRLEAADHWLVYGIVEAGDVSQDEALTAVHYRKVGNHY, translated from the coding sequence ATGGTCACTGCTGCCGCTAAATCTGCCCGCAAGACTGTTCAAGTCCAGGCCATCGCACCTGAGACCACCACCATCCGCTCTCTGGATTGGGACCGGGACCGTTTTGATATCGAGTTCGGCCTCCAGAACGGAACTACCTACAATTCTTTTGTTATCAAGGGCGAGAAGACCGCGCTCATCGATGCTTCCCATGAGAAGTTCACAGACCTCTATCTGGCTGTGCTCAAAGAACAGATTGACCTGAGTACCCTCGACTATCTGATTGTCAGCCATACGGAGCCGGACCACAGCGGCTTGATTCCTATCATCCTAAAACTGGCTCCGCAGGCGGTAGTCGTCTGCTCAAATGTGGCCGCTCAGTTCCTCGATAATATGGTTCATGCTCCCTATACCCGGCAGATCGTCAGGGGCGGCGATACCCTAGACCTCGGAGGAGGGCACCGGCTGGAGTTTGTTATTGCGCCCAATTTGCACTGGCCGGACACCATGTTCACCTACGACCATGGCACCCAAGTGCTCTATACCTGTGATGCTTTTGGGATGCACTACTGCGATGAGCGGACCTACGATGAAGACTTTGAGGCGATTGCCCCAGACTTCCGCTTTTATTACGAGTGTCTGATGGCCCCCAATGCCCGCTCAGTCCTGACTGCCCTCAAACGCATCGCGCCTTTTGTAGTCGAGACGATTGCCACCGGTCACGGTCCGCTCCTGCGCCACAATGTCCAAGAAGCAACCCGCCGCTATGAGACCTGGAGCCAAAAACAGACCCGGTCAGAAACACTGGTACTGGTTTTTTATATGTCGGACTACGGCTACTCCGACCGTATTGCTCAGGCCATCGCACACGGACTGACCAAGACCGGGGTCGCCGTCGAAATGCTGGATATGCGGACAGCAGAAATTTGGGAGGTCCAAGAGAGCGTAGGTCGGTCAACGGGGCTGGTACTCACTCCCCCCCCGAGTAGTCTGGAGGGGACCACGCACGCCCAAGCAGTCCTGGGAACAATCCTTGCCACGGCCAAGACCAAACAAAAAGTGGGCGTCTTTGAGTCCTATGGCAGTCACGATGACCCTATCGAACTGTTGGTGGGCCGTCTGACCGACGCGGGGCTGACTCTGGCCTTTGAGCCGCTCAAACTCCGCAGTGGCCCCACCCCTGCTTTTTATCAGGCGTGCGAAGAATCAGGGACCGACCTAGCCCAGGCTTTGACCTTAAAGGAGACCATCCAAAAGTCCAAAGCCATCGCCCCGGACTTGGACAAGGCACTGGGCACACTGGTGGGCGGTCTCTACATCATCACGGCGAGCCGGGACGACGTAAAGAGCGCTATGCTAGCCTCCTGGATTTCCCAGGCGAGCTTTAATCCGCCGGGTCTGACGATTGCCGTAGCGAAGGACCGCGCCATCGAGTCTCTGCTGCACCCTGGAGACCGTTTTGTGCTCAATATTTTGGCCGCCGACACCTACTTGCCGCTGATGCGCCACTTCCTTAAGCGTTTTGGCCCTGGAGAAGACCGCTTCAGCGGGGTCAAGATCTATAGCGCGAACAATGGTGCGCCGGTCCTCGCCGAAGCACTGGCCTACCTAGAGTGTCAGGTCGCAAGCCGTCTAGAAGCCGCCGACCACTGGCTGGTCTATGGGATAGTCGAAGCAGGCGATGTTTCCCAGGATGAAGCCCTCACCGCTGTCCACTACCGTAAAGTCGGCAACCACTACTGA
- the lipA gene encoding lipoyl synthase — MDSHQRDGQAMVKPAWLRVKAPQWERIGAVSETLRDLKLNTVCEEASCPNIGECFKAGTATFLIMGPACTRACPYCDIDFTKATRALDPTEPSRLAEAVRRMNLSHVVITSVNRDDLEDGGASQFVHCIEEIRTLMRTTTIEVLIPDLCGNWNALEAILRARPEVLNHNTETVPRLYRRVRPQGRYDRTLELLHQSRKLFPGVFTKSGVMVGLGETNAEIEQVMRDLRAVDCDILTLGQYLQPSAKHLPVDRFVTPEEFTQLGQVGEALGFLQVVASPLTRSSYHAAEVQKLIAAHPERTIHLPPKVL; from the coding sequence CTGGATTCGCATCAAAGGGATGGGCAAGCGATGGTAAAACCAGCGTGGTTGCGCGTCAAGGCTCCGCAGTGGGAGCGCATTGGGGCGGTGAGCGAGACCCTCAGAGACCTCAAGCTCAACACGGTCTGCGAAGAAGCTTCTTGCCCCAATATCGGTGAGTGTTTTAAGGCAGGGACAGCGACATTCTTGATCATGGGTCCAGCTTGCACTCGGGCCTGCCCCTACTGTGACATTGACTTTACCAAGGCCACTCGGGCTCTAGACCCCACCGAGCCCTCCCGTCTAGCCGAGGCGGTCCGGCGGATGAACCTGAGCCATGTCGTCATCACCTCGGTGAACCGCGACGACTTAGAAGATGGCGGAGCCAGCCAATTTGTGCACTGCATTGAGGAGATCCGCACTCTGATGAGGACCACCACCATCGAAGTCCTCATCCCTGACCTGTGCGGCAACTGGAACGCCCTAGAGGCCATCTTACGTGCCCGCCCCGAAGTCCTCAACCACAATACCGAAACTGTCCCACGCCTCTATCGTCGGGTTCGTCCCCAAGGCCGTTATGACCGGACTCTGGAACTGTTGCACCAGTCGCGGAAACTCTTTCCGGGTGTCTTTACCAAATCGGGGGTCATGGTCGGTCTCGGAGAAACGAACGCCGAAATCGAGCAAGTTATGCGTGATCTACGGGCGGTCGATTGCGATATCCTGACTCTGGGCCAATACCTCCAACCTTCTGCAAAACATCTGCCCGTGGACCGCTTTGTCACCCCTGAGGAGTTTACCCAGTTGGGTCAGGTGGGCGAAGCCCTAGGTTTCCTCCAGGTTGTAGCCTCTCCGCTTACGCGCAGTTCTTACCACGCCGCTGAAGTTCAAAAGCTCATAGCTGCTCACCCCGAGCGAACCATCCATCTACCGCCAAAGGTATTGTAA
- a CDS encoding hemerythrin domain-containing protein, protein MVTRLDDAKRMSIAEELSGIKALQMLAISAEQKLLGVCRDERICERLRDFMKTDQKNLGVLENAMIQYGNRCEPSQRLQTMISEADQSFDDPELSLKEKFGRLELLKHKQFMMGYLVHKAGQVVGADIEAAIAPINMVNFENRAQQEQLKGILEIEGVRALTGREPDQSFFAKVMDAAAAAVGALGSATGMGTTDMTVLDFVKMDHDKAKTLFRQIEGADRPEKCQEYYQQVYKDLMVHTQAEEQTWYATLRQFDDTINMAEQAYEEQADMKRMLRETLNVSPSASEFKSRVKQIEDVTCEHIGLEENDIFPRMRRHFSREQLIEMGKEFQNVKSRLQERMARGEEITAS, encoded by the coding sequence ATGGTGACTAGGCTTGATGATGCAAAGCGCATGTCCATCGCTGAAGAATTGTCGGGAATCAAAGCGCTTCAAATGTTGGCAATTTCTGCTGAGCAAAAGCTGCTTGGAGTCTGTAGAGATGAGCGGATTTGTGAACGTTTACGCGACTTCATGAAGACCGATCAAAAAAATCTGGGAGTCCTTGAAAATGCCATGATCCAGTACGGTAATCGTTGCGAACCTTCCCAACGTCTCCAGACTATGATCTCGGAAGCAGATCAGTCCTTTGACGACCCGGAACTAAGCCTCAAGGAAAAGTTTGGTCGGCTCGAGCTGCTTAAGCACAAGCAGTTTATGATGGGCTATTTGGTGCACAAAGCAGGGCAGGTTGTCGGGGCTGATATTGAGGCAGCGATAGCTCCCATCAACATGGTCAATTTCGAGAACCGCGCCCAGCAAGAACAACTCAAGGGTATCCTGGAAATCGAAGGAGTCCGGGCCTTGACGGGACGAGAGCCTGATCAGAGTTTCTTTGCCAAAGTGATGGATGCCGCCGCCGCCGCTGTAGGAGCGTTAGGGAGTGCAACGGGCATGGGTACCACAGATATGACGGTGCTGGACTTCGTTAAGATGGACCATGACAAGGCCAAGACTTTATTCCGGCAAATTGAAGGTGCCGACCGCCCCGAAAAATGCCAGGAATATTATCAGCAAGTCTACAAGGATCTGATGGTTCATACTCAAGCTGAGGAGCAGACGTGGTACGCCACCTTACGCCAGTTCGATGACACGATCAACATGGCCGAGCAAGCCTACGAGGAACAAGCAGATATGAAGCGAATGCTCCGTGAAACCTTGAATGTCTCTCCCAGTGCTTCTGAATTCAAGTCGCGGGTGAAGCAAATCGAAGACGTAACCTGTGAGCACATCGGTCTGGAAGAAAATGACATCTTTCCACGGATGCGTCGCCACTTTAGCCGGGAGCAACTGATCGAGATGGGCAAGGAATTCCAGAACGTCAAGAGCCGTCTACAAGAGCGTATGGCCCGTGGCGAAGAGATCACTGCCTCTTGA